The Patescibacteria group bacterium genome includes the window TGGAACAAGAAAGGAGAATGTCATGAAAGTACTCGTAACAGGAGGAGCTGGGTTTGTTGGAACTCACCTCTGCCAGTTCCTGCTGAGAAATGGGCATGTGGTGACCATCTACGATAAACTGGATCTCAGGGTGGTGAATCCAAGGGCACTGCAATGGACAGAGGTAGAAGGTTGCAAAGTCATGGAAGGGGATATCCGAGATGAACCGAAACTTATCGATGCGATGAAACATCAAGACCTCATTATCCATGCTGCGGCACAATCGGCGGTGGATTTAAGCATCAAAGACCCCGTCACTA containing:
- a CDS encoding GDP-mannose 4,6-dehydratase; protein product: MKVLVTGGAGFVGTHLCQFLLRNGHVVTIYDKLDLRVVNPRALQWTEVEGCKVMEGDIRDEPKLIDAMKHQDLIIHAAAQSAVDLSIKDPVTTFVTNSLGTVHVLEAMRHSGVKRLHYVSTDEVFGAATIHPFTEHSLVQPGNPYSAGKAAAESTIFAWANTYGIEVTITNRPFAK